The Castor canadensis chromosome 8, mCasCan1.hap1v2, whole genome shotgun sequence genome contains a region encoding:
- the Rtl6 gene encoding retrotransposon Gag-like protein 6 encodes MVQPQTSKAESPASASAANAQMDDVIDTLTSLRLTNSALRREASTLRAEKANLTNMLESVMAELTLLRTRARIPGALQITPPISAITSNGTRPMTTPPTSLPEPFSGDPGQLAGFLMQMDRFMIFQASRFPGEAERVAFLVSRLTGEAEKWAIPHMQPDSPLRNNYQGFLAELRRTYKSPLRHARRAQIRKTSASNRAVRERQMLCRQLAAAGPGPCPVHPASNGTSPAPALPTRARNL; translated from the coding sequence ATGGTCCAACCGCAGACCTCCAAAGCCGAAAGCCCGGCCTCGGCATCCGCTGCGAACGCCCAGATGGATGACGTGATCGACACCCTGACCTCCCTGCGCCTCACCAACTCTGCGCTGAGGCGCGAGGCCTCCACACTGCGGGCCGAGAAGGCCAACCTCACCAACATGCTGGAGAGCGTGATGGCCGAGCTGACCTTGCTGCGCACCAGGGCACGCATCCCGGGAGCTCTGCAAATCACCCCACCCATCTCTGCCATCACCTCCAATGGAACTCGACCCATGACCACACCTCCAACCTCTCTGCCCGAGCCCTTCTCGGGAGACCCCGGCCAGTTGGCAGGGTTCCTGATGCAGATGGACAGATTCATGATCTTCCAGGCCTCCCGCTTCCCGGGTGAGGCTGAGCGAGTTGCCTTTCTTGTGTCCCGACTAACTGGGGAAGCAGAGAAGTGGGCCATCCCCCACATGCAGCCTGATAGCCCCTTGCGAAACAACTACCAGGGCTTCCTGGCAGAGTTGCGTAGAACCTACAAGTCCCCGCTGCGACATGCGCGGCGCGCCCAGATCAGGAAGACTTCCGCCTCCAATAGGGCTGTGCGAGAGCGGCAGATGCTGTGCCGCCAGCTGGCGGCCGCTGGCCCAGGGCCCTGTCCAGTGCATCCAGCCTCCAACGGGACCAGTCCAGCGCCAGCTCTTCCCACCCGAGCACGGAACCTTTAG